The genomic region TTTGATAATAGGCAATGCCGCACCTACAGAGGTCTCATACTGAAAATCGCAGTTTTTATCTTTGACAAGTTGCATTAGCTTGTTGTAATTTGCCAAAGGAGAGCTCCCTGTTATCTTATTGCAGGTCGCCACTGAGATGGTGTGATTAAAGAAACGCTCGTAGAGGTTGCTAATAGCCTCTGAAGCCGTGTTATCCACTACGATGCTATTACGGCGGTTGACGCTAATAATCAATTCTGCCAGTGCAGAGGTATCGGTGTAAGGAGTTCCTTTTTCAGGTAGAGAGAGTGCTTCCTCATAGGTGAGTCCTTCCTCGTTGAGCAAGTATTTTTTGCTATTAGCTACAGCAGATACGCGTAACTCTATCTTTTGGTATTGTCTGCAATAAGCTTGCTGCTGGTATACGATATCCAAGAACTGCTTGCCTACATTGCCTATGCCTATCACGAAGAGGTGTACCTTCTTAGTAGCCTCTTGGAAGAAGCGTTCGTGCACCACATTTACAGCTTTATGCTCGTCCTTAGCGTCAATCACTACGGAGATATTGCGCTCAGAAGCCCCTTGTGCAATAGCTTGCACATTGATGCCATTATTACCCAAAGCACTGAATACCTTTCCGCTAAGCCCTGTTTGGTGCTTCATATTATCGCCGATAAGAGCTAATATCACGTGTTGGTGGGTTAGGCTGATAGGGTCAATCTGCCCTGTGGCTATTTCACGTTCGAACTGCCTTTGTAGCGCTTGCTCGGCACTCTGTGCATCACTGGTTTTTACTGCGAAACAGATGCTTTGTTCTGAGCAACTTTGAGTGATGAGAATGATGTTTACTCCTGCACTTTCAAGCGATTGGAATACGCGTCTTGCACTTCCTTTGGTACCTGCTAAACCTATTCCTGAGACGGTCAGCATACTGATGTCTGAAAGCGTAGAGACTCCTAACACTTTATCGCTATGGGTGGTGGAAGTAACTGTACTGATGCGCGTCCCCTTATCCGTTGGATGGAGGGTATTGAGCAGGTATACAGGGATCTGCTTTTCCATTGCAGGACGAATAGCAGGAGGATAAATCACCTTGGCACCGAAGTATGCCATTTCAAAAGCCTCTTCATAGCTCATTTGGGTAATAACTTTGGTGCTTTTTACCAATTGTGGATTGGCGTTCTGCATACCATTTACATCACTCCAAAGCTCTATTTGAGTAGCATTTGTACAATAGCCATAGATAGCAGCTGTATAGTCCGAACCACCTCTGCCCAGTACCATTAGCTCTGTGGAGGTATTGGTAGCAATAAAACCTCCTGCGATATAGCACTGCAAGGTGTTGATAGAAGCACATTGCGCTTGGGTAGCTTGTAGGTCTACTTTGGCATTGCAGTAATCACCAGTGGCAATGATGTATTTATCAGAAGGAAGATAGCTCAGCTTCACGCCTTCTTGCTTCAAATATTCAAATAAGATGTGTGATGAAAGCAGTTCTCCTTGTGCTAAGAAGCGCGCTTTGGTACGTTCTGAAAGTTCTCCCAAGGCATATACGCTCTCACAGAGTGATGTGAGCTTTAAGAAGGTTTGCTGTATGTAGACCAGCGTTGTAGTTTGTTTGTCAATAGGCAGTAAGCTCTTTGCCATTGCGATATGTCGCGCTTTAAGCTCCTCAAGGGATTCCGAATGATGCCCTTCAAGGGCTGCTGTGGCTAAGTGTTGCAGGGCATTCGTTACCCCTGCAAAGGCAGATACCACCATTATAAAGGGTTCTGTCTTGGCTTTTACAATCTCTTTTACCTTGTGAATATTCTCAACGGTTCCTACGCTTGAACCTCCAAATTTTATAACTATCATTCTTTAAATACAATTTGTTTGCCTCTATGTGAGTACAAATATACAAACTTTTTTTGATATAGAGGCTATCACCGTGTAAAACTTGTTATTTTTTCTGCGATTTGCTCAGCAGACGTCTGGTAGTCAAACCAGTGGATATTTTTGTTTTTAGCGAGCCACGTGTACTGTCGTTTGGCAAATCGACGGGTGTTTTTCTTTATTTCTTCAATGGCAACATCAAGGGTGTACACTCCGCTGAGGAAGCTAAACAGCTCGCGGTAACCTACTGTTTGCAAGGCGTTGAGGTCGCGATGTGGATAGAGGTCTTGAGCCTCGATGATTAGCCCGCGCTCGAGCATTTGCTCTACACGGCTATTGATGCGCTGGTATACCACTTCGCGTTCAGCTGTCAGGGCTATCTCAACTGTGGTAAAATCGCGCTGTGTGTTGTGCTGCTTTAAGAAGGAAGAGTAGGGTAGACCACTTGCCAAACACACTTCTAAGGCACGTATCATTCGCTGGGGGTTATTCTTATCCACGCGAGTGTAATGTTCGGGGTCGAGCCTGCTGAGAAGCTCTTGCAGGTAAGTGATGCCTTGCGCTTGATAAGTGGCTTTTAGCTCATTGCGCACTTCTTCGGGCACAGCTGGGAAACTATCCAAACCGTGGATCAGTGCATCGGCGTATAAGCCACTGCCACCTACCATCACTACCACATCGTGCTGCTTGAAGAGCTCGCTCAGCAGTGCGGTAGCCTCACGTTCAAAGTCGCCTACGGAATATGGTGTGAAGATAGACTTATGCTGTATGAAGTGATGCTTTATCTCAGCGAGTTCATCTGCCTCAGGCACAGCAGTCCCAATGTACATTTCTTTGAAGAACTGACGCGAGTCGCACGAGAGTATTTCCGTGTTGAAATGCTTTGCCAAAGCTATTGCCATACGGGTCTTTCCGATGGCAGTAGGTCCTGAAATGTTTATGAGGGTTTTCTTAAGAGGTCTCATTAATTCTCTGGTAGCTTAGAGGTTCTCCACATTGATGGCAGAATTTAGCATCATTTGAGTGGTTGTGCTCGCCACAATGTTTGCACACTAATGTTGCTTTATTGTTTTCCTTATGATTGGAGTTTGTTTTGCAATCTTTCCTTCCCCTTGAATATTCAGCAGTAACAATACCTGTAGGTACAGCAATAATGCCATACCTAATCATTACCACTGCTGCGATGATTTGTCCTATTGCTGTTTCTGGGGCAATATCACCATACCCTACTGTAGTGAGGGTCACGATGCACCAGTAGATACTGCGCGGAATACTACTAAAGCCATTCTGGTGTCGCTCAATTAAGTACATCAATGAGCCTAAAAGAATACATATTACCAGCACGAAGTATATAAATATGATAATTTTATTACGACTACGACGCAATGCTGCTTTGAGTTCCTCACCTTGATGCATAAAGCTTGCCAGATCTAAGATACGGAAGATACGTAACAGGCGTAAAGCTCTTACCACTGAAAGGGCTTTCGTACCAGGGATGACGAATGAGAGATACATCGGTAGTAAGGCGATTAGGTCAATAACGCCATATAAGCTAAAGATGTATTGATAGGGCTTCTTATTGGAAATAATGCGTAGGATGTACTCTAAGGTGAAGAAGATAGTAATAACCCACTCTAAAAATACTAAGATACTGTGTAGGTGATAATCCACATTCTCCACCGTTTCAAGCATTACCATTATTACACTGATAGATATGAGTATTAGCAGTGTAATATCAAAGAGCCTACCCATTGGGGTATTAGTACCGTAGATGATAAGGTATGCGTGCTGCTTTAAGAATTCATATTTTGATTTGACACCTTTTCTCATAGGATAGCATTGCGTTTGAGCCAGTCTCTGAACGAGTAGAAGTTCTCTGGACATACGCCGTGCCCTACGGGAAATTCCTCATAGACGTGCTTGATGCCTAATTTCTTCAACATAGGCGGGGTCTGTCGTGCCCATTCGATAGGCACTACCTGATCGCTTGCCCCGTGCGATACGTAGAAACGCAGTGCTGAGAAGTTCTCCTTTTCGTAGCCTTCTTTAAGGATATTCTTGTCGAGGTAACCGCTCAGTGCAATCACATTCTTTACTTTGCGAGGGTAGGAGATAGCAATTGCCATACTCAGGATACTGCCTTGGCTAAAGCCGAGTAGGGTAATGTTGCGGCTATCCAGATTGTACATTTCGCAAGCCTTATCGATGAAGTCCACAATCAAATCGCGCGACTCTACTGCTTGCTTCATATTGCCCCAGTATTCTTTATCAGCGTCGAAATCAATCATATACCACGCATAGCCAAAGCCTGGCAGATTGTAAGGCGCCCTGAGTGAAATCACTGTGTATTGGTCGGGCAGTTCCTCAGCAAATGAGAAGAGGTCTTGCTCATTGCTGCCATAGCCGTGCAGCATAAAGATCACAGGCGACTTCTTTAAGCGCACCTGTGGCTGACGGATGATGTATTCCAAAGGAAGTTTTTTATTTGTGTCCATATTGTTGTTAGATTTGCAATTACTACTACTTATACTGATTATTAGAAGAGTGAGTAGGAGTATCTTTTTCATTGTGTATCATTGTTTTATTGAGCTATATGCAAAGTGTTGCTTTACCGTTGGCAATTACTCCCAACACCTTTCCGTGCATTGTGTTACCCACAAAAGGACTGTTCTTAGCACTGGATAAGATATCCTCTTGGGTGAAGAGGCTTTCGCCTTCAGGAGTGAAGAGTGTCAGGTCGGCAGTGGTGCCTTGGGCTATGGGCGTGCTACCAATACCGAAACGCTTGCGTGCAGCGGTGAGTAGCTCAACTGCCCTCTCAGGGTTTACGTACTGGCTGAGCACTCCCCAAGTGTTCTCCAAGCCTATTGCTCCAAAGGCAGCCAGATCAAACTCCTTGAACTTGAGTTCTACATCCAGAGGGTTGTGGTCGGAGGTAACGAAGTCAATTCCCCCTTCGGCTAAGGCTTCGCGTAAAGCGATGACGTTATCAGCTTCGCGCAGCGGTGGCAGTATCTTGAAGTTTGTGTCGAACCCTTCGAGAACTTCATCCGTAAAGTGCAGGTGGTGAATAGCTACACTACAGGTTACATCTAAGCCCTTAGACTTTGCCTCGCGGATGAGGGCAACGGATTTTGCTGTGGAGACCGTCGGGATATGTAGCTTTCCGCCTGCGTATTCCAAGATAGCCAAATCGCGTGCTACACATAGTTCTTCGGCGAGTGCTGGTATGCCTTTCAGCCCCAAACGGGTGCCTGCAATGTGCTCATTGACAACACCTTTACCCATTATCTTAGGTGTATTGGGGAAGGATATCACCACCCCCTCAAATGGCTGTGTGTACTGCAATGCCAGCTTTACCAGATTGGCGTTGGTGATTGCCTTTTTGTAATCGCCAAAAGCCACTGCACCTGCCATTTGCATATCGTAGAGCTCGGCGAGGTCTTCACCTTTGCTACCCGTGGTAAGGGCACCTATGGGGTGCGCTGTGGCAGCAAAACCACGTGCTTTTTCCTTAATGAAGGCTACTCCTTGACTGTTATCTACCACGGGATGGGTCAGTGGATTGATCATCACGTGGGTAAAGCCACTGCGCTCAGCGGTGTACAAGCCGTGAGCGATGGTTTCGCGCTCTTCATAACCTGGTTCCCCAAAGCATACGCTGCTATCCGTCCAGCCTTGTGACACGTAGGTATTTTCGATTACCTTTTCTTCTCTTGGGGCGATATGTTCTGCGATCTCAGTGATAACACCCTCATTGATAAGGATATCCTTTGTTTGCAGGTGGAAGGCACTCTCGGGGTCAATTACCTTTGCCGACTTTAATAGTATATTCATAAATGTTGGTACTGTTACTTACTTGTGTTCCAGAGGGCAAAGGTACGAAGTATTTTTGATAAAGCAATGTTTTTTTTCATAAATTTTTCTTAAAACTTTTTTAGCTTATATCGGTTTTCAGTTTTTGGCTTATAACAGCTCTCTTTCCCGCTGATTTCTACCCTCTGATCACTGCTTTTTAACCCCTATTTTTATGTTTTTATAATCCGTTGATTATTCGATAGTTTTTCGCTAAACCTAATACTAACCTAATACTAACGTAATACTATGGTAATACTATTCAATGGCTATCCTGCGACCATCCTTCGGCGTTCCTATACGCTTCCTATACTGTTCCTGTACTGTTCGTTCGGTATTCACTTGGTTGTCGTTGTGGGTGCTCGCGTCAAATGTTCGAGAACCGTTTGGAAACCGTTCGAGATCCGTTGGGCGATCGGAGGGGTACAGTAGTCGGCTTGTAGGGCGATCAAGCGGGAGTGGAGTAGGTTAGGAGGGGCATTCTTAGGGAGTGTGAAGTTTTTTTAGAACTTTTTTTGTGTCTTTTTTGGGAGATCAGTAGTCTATCAATAGCGTTGAATATGAGTGTTCTAAGAGGTGATTTATGGTTTTTGTGCATTTTCCTTTGAAAATATTTTGTCAAATAAAATATATTTCGTTACTTTGCGCGGCACGATATTTGTAGGAGTGCTAAACGTCAAATATAATAATTGAGTAATATGGAACATACATCTGTGGATATCAGTCAGATTAACGAAAAGATTGAGCGTGAGAGTGCGTTTATCGACGTTCTCACCTCTGAGATGAACAAGGTAATCGTAGGTCAGAAGCATATGGTCAGCGCCTTGCTGATTGGTTTGCTCGGCAAAGGGCACATTCTCTTGGAAGGGGTGCCAGGGTTGGCTAAGACGTTATCGATCAATACGCTATCGAAGTCAGTACACGGCTCATTCAGTCGTATACAGTTTACCCCTGATTTATTGCCTGCGGACGTGATCGGTACGATGACTTATAACATTAAGAACAATGAGTTCTCAATTAAAAAGGGACCTATCTTTGCGAACTTCGTCTTAGCGGATGAGATCAACCGTGCGCCCGCCAAGGTGCAGTCGGCACTGCTTGAGGCAATGCAGGAGCGCCAAGTGACCATTGGCGACTCGACCTTTAAGCTCGATGCGCCTTTTATGGTAATGGCTACGCAAAACCCTGTGGAACAGGAAGGTACTTACCCGCTTCCCGAAGCACAAGTAGACCGCTTTATGCTCAAGACGGTGATTGACTATCCTAAGCTTGATGAGGAGCAGCGTATTATGCGCGATAACCTCAGCAATAGCTATGCTGCGGTGAACCAGACTGTTAGCTTGGAGCAAATCCTTAGGGCGCAGGCGGCTGTGCGCGAAGTGTATATGGATGAGAAGATTGAGAAGTATATCTTGGATATTGTGTTTGCTACGCGTTACCCCGATAAGTATGGCTTAGCCGACTTGAAGCCGCTCATTAGTTTTGGGGCTTCGCCTCGTGGTAGTATCAACTTGGCTATGGCAGCTAAGTGTTATGCCTTTATCAAGCGCAGAGGGTATGTAATCCCTGAGGACGTAAGGGCTGTGGTATATGACGTATTGCGCCACCGTATCGGCATTACTTATGAGGCTGAAGCGGAGAATATCACTTCTGAGGAGATGATTAGTAAGATTGTCAATACGATTGAGGTGCCATAGGAAGTGAATCGTGCACTGTGTGTAGTGCATAATGATTTATGAACCACTAATGGCTAATGACTAATCGCTAATATGGATACAAAAGAATTATTAAAGAAGGTTCGCAAGGTAGAGATAAAGACGCGGAAGCTCTCTGACCATATCTTTGGTGGGGAGTATCATTCTACGTTTAAGGGGCGCGGAATGACCTTCAGTGAGGTGCGTCCTTACCAGTTTGGGGACGATATCCGCACGATTGACTGGAATGTTACGGCGCGCTATAACGAGCCTTATGTGAAGGTATTTGAGGAGGAACGCGAGCTTACCTTGATGCTTATGGTGGACGTGAGTGGCAGTGAGC from Capnocytophaga haemolytica harbors:
- the thrA gene encoding bifunctional aspartate kinase/homoserine dehydrogenase I, with translation MIVIKFGGSSVGTVENIHKVKEIVKAKTEPFIMVVSAFAGVTNALQHLATAALEGHHSESLEELKARHIAMAKSLLPIDKQTTTLVYIQQTFLKLTSLCESVYALGELSERTKARFLAQGELLSSHILFEYLKQEGVKLSYLPSDKYIIATGDYCNAKVDLQATQAQCASINTLQCYIAGGFIATNTSTELMVLGRGGSDYTAAIYGYCTNATQIELWSDVNGMQNANPQLVKSTKVITQMSYEEAFEMAYFGAKVIYPPAIRPAMEKQIPVYLLNTLHPTDKGTRISTVTSTTHSDKVLGVSTLSDISMLTVSGIGLAGTKGSARRVFQSLESAGVNIILITQSCSEQSICFAVKTSDAQSAEQALQRQFEREIATGQIDPISLTHQHVILALIGDNMKHQTGLSGKVFSALGNNGINVQAIAQGASERNISVVIDAKDEHKAVNVVHERFFQEATKKVHLFVIGIGNVGKQFLDIVYQQQAYCRQYQKIELRVSAVANSKKYLLNEEGLTYEEALSLPEKGTPYTDTSALAELIISVNRRNSIVVDNTASEAISNLYERFFNHTISVATCNKITGSSPLANYNKLMQLVKDKNCDFQYETSVGAALPIIKTIQNLRLSGDTIHRIDAVVSGSLNFIFNHYNATTPFAEIVKQAQTEGYTEPDPRIDLSGLDVIRKILILAREAGEQKEIEEVAFESFLPAQAMQTTSVEAFYKALSDNETFFQEMYNKAKEKNAKLKVVAQLLEGTLKVSLQEVASSSPFYHLDGKDNIIALYTDMYPTEPLVIKGAGAGAKVTASGVFSDVMYIANKRK
- the miaA gene encoding tRNA (adenosine(37)-N6)-dimethylallyltransferase MiaA, producing the protein MRPLKKTLINISGPTAIGKTRMAIALAKHFNTEILSCDSRQFFKEMYIGTAVPEADELAEIKHHFIQHKSIFTPYSVGDFEREATALLSELFKQHDVVVMVGGSGLYADALIHGLDSFPAVPEEVRNELKATYQAQGITYLQELLSRLDPEHYTRVDKNNPQRMIRALEVCLASGLPYSSFLKQHNTQRDFTTVEIALTAEREVVYQRINSRVEQMLERGLIIEAQDLYPHRDLNALQTVGYRELFSFLSGVYTLDVAIEEIKKNTRRFAKRQYTWLAKNKNIHWFDYQTSAEQIAEKITSFTR
- a CDS encoding ion transporter; the encoded protein is MRKGVKSKYEFLKQHAYLIIYGTNTPMGRLFDITLLILISISVIMVMLETVENVDYHLHSILVFLEWVITIFFTLEYILRIISNKKPYQYIFSLYGVIDLIALLPMYLSFVIPGTKALSVVRALRLLRIFRILDLASFMHQGEELKAALRRSRNKIIIFIYFVLVICILLGSLMYLIERHQNGFSSIPRSIYWCIVTLTTVGYGDIAPETAIGQIIAAVVMIRYGIIAVPTGIVTAEYSRGRKDCKTNSNHKENNKATLVCKHCGEHNHSNDAKFCHQCGEPLSYQRINETS
- a CDS encoding alpha/beta hydrolase → MDTNKKLPLEYIIRQPQVRLKKSPVIFMLHGYGSNEQDLFSFAEELPDQYTVISLRAPYNLPGFGYAWYMIDFDADKEYWGNMKQAVESRDLIVDFIDKACEMYNLDSRNITLLGFSQGSILSMAIAISYPRKVKNVIALSGYLDKNILKEGYEKENFSALRFYVSHGASDQVVPIEWARQTPPMLKKLGIKHVYEEFPVGHGVCPENFYSFRDWLKRNAIL
- a CDS encoding dihydroorotase translates to MNILLKSAKVIDPESAFHLQTKDILINEGVITEIAEHIAPREEKVIENTYVSQGWTDSSVCFGEPGYEERETIAHGLYTAERSGFTHVMINPLTHPVVDNSQGVAFIKEKARGFAATAHPIGALTTGSKGEDLAELYDMQMAGAVAFGDYKKAITNANLVKLALQYTQPFEGVVISFPNTPKIMGKGVVNEHIAGTRLGLKGIPALAEELCVARDLAILEYAGGKLHIPTVSTAKSVALIREAKSKGLDVTCSVAIHHLHFTDEVLEGFDTNFKILPPLREADNVIALREALAEGGIDFVTSDHNPLDVELKFKEFDLAAFGAIGLENTWGVLSQYVNPERAVELLTAARKRFGIGSTPIAQGTTADLTLFTPEGESLFTQEDILSSAKNSPFVGNTMHGKVLGVIANGKATLCI
- a CDS encoding AAA family ATPase; its protein translation is MEHTSVDISQINEKIERESAFIDVLTSEMNKVIVGQKHMVSALLIGLLGKGHILLEGVPGLAKTLSINTLSKSVHGSFSRIQFTPDLLPADVIGTMTYNIKNNEFSIKKGPIFANFVLADEINRAPAKVQSALLEAMQERQVTIGDSTFKLDAPFMVMATQNPVEQEGTYPLPEAQVDRFMLKTVIDYPKLDEEQRIMRDNLSNSYAAVNQTVSLEQILRAQAAVREVYMDEKIEKYILDIVFATRYPDKYGLADLKPLISFGASPRGSINLAMAAKCYAFIKRRGYVIPEDVRAVVYDVLRHRIGITYEAEAENITSEEMISKIVNTIEVP